The following are encoded together in the Arcobacter aquimarinus genome:
- a CDS encoding TatD family hydrolase, with protein MDTHCHLDNKQYYEDIDSVILNALSHGVKGFLIPGADFNDLPKAVELAEKYNEVYFAVGIHPYDIDMYNEEMMEKYVNHPKCIAIGECGLDYYRLPEDEKEKIENIKKQKEVFISQIEFAKKVKKPLIIHIRDASNDSRQILIDYNAKEVGGVLHCFNASEHLLPLAEHNFYFGIGGVLTFKNAKKLVEILPKIPRDKLLIETDAPYLTPHPHRGERNEPYYTVFVSKKISELLQVSEEEVEQITTNNAKKLFKEFSSLS; from the coding sequence ATAGATACTCATTGTCATTTAGACAACAAACAATACTACGAAGACATAGATAGTGTTATTTTAAATGCATTAAGTCATGGTGTAAAGGGATTTTTAATCCCTGGAGCTGATTTTAATGATTTACCAAAAGCAGTAGAATTAGCTGAAAAATATAATGAAGTCTATTTTGCGGTTGGAATTCATCCCTATGATATAGATATGTACAATGAAGAGATGATGGAAAAATATGTAAATCATCCTAAATGCATAGCTATTGGTGAGTGTGGCTTGGATTATTATAGACTTCCTGAAGATGAAAAAGAAAAAATTGAGAATATTAAAAAACAAAAAGAAGTTTTTATTTCTCAAATTGAATTTGCAAAGAAAGTTAAAAAACCTTTGATTATTCATATTAGAGATGCTTCAAATGATTCACGACAAATTTTGATAGATTATAATGCAAAGGAAGTTGGTGGAGTTTTACACTGTTTTAATGCAAGTGAACATTTACTTCCTTTGGCTGAACATAATTTTTATTTTGGAATAGGTGGTGTTTTAACTTTTAAAAATGCAAAAAAATTAGTTGAAATTTTGCCAAAAATTCCAAGAGATAAACTTTTGATTGAAACAGATGCACCTTATCTTACTCCTCATCCTCATAGAGGTGAAAGAAATGAGCCTTATTATACAGTTTTTGTATCAAAAAAAATATCAGAATTACTTCAAGTAAGTGAAGAAGAAGTAGAACAAATAACTACAAATAATGCAAAAAAATTATTTAAAGAGTTTTCTAGTCTATCTTAG
- a CDS encoding lytic transglycosylase domain-containing protein, whose protein sequence is MIRVFFSILIFVNTLFAIEDIAIKVLKDLDIDSSFVNEKSLDKTYEEYSSSKNITYYNNLIKKSSLNVQIVKTEIEKENLPESFFFIPLLESSFVNQTKGKNSPAGLWQIMPQTAKNLKLRNDEFVDERLDLIKSTDAASLYLKKYYKKFNKWYLALLAYNSGEGRVIYGVAKASLDRYLELNPHMQNDANIKIYKSYIEQYKKNKKGLNNLYIIYNKIGKQEKAYDFAYLVRNNKNKDYLAESSISYIQKIIAFTIISKKDLFKSINNKAKYKLEKVKAPKGLQLKSLANIVEMNYNEFKILNKHIKKEALPIDSKLYNIYIPEEKLELYNKKIVNINSNKQIKKVVETKNNNLSKKPIIYEVKKGDSLELIAKKFKVNLAKLKRDNKKSSNLIKIGEKIEIYK, encoded by the coding sequence TTGATTAGAGTTTTTTTTTCAATTTTAATATTTGTTAATACCCTTTTTGCAATAGAGGATATAGCAATAAAAGTTCTAAAAGATTTAGATATTGATTCCTCTTTTGTAAATGAAAAATCTTTAGATAAAACTTATGAAGAGTATTCCTCTTCAAAAAATATTACTTATTACAATAATTTAATAAAAAAATCTTCTTTAAACGTTCAAATAGTAAAAACTGAAATAGAAAAAGAGAATCTTCCTGAATCTTTCTTTTTTATTCCTTTACTTGAATCAAGTTTTGTAAATCAAACAAAAGGTAAAAATTCTCCTGCTGGATTATGGCAAATTATGCCACAAACTGCAAAAAATTTAAAATTAAGAAATGATGAGTTTGTTGATGAAAGATTAGATCTCATTAAATCAACAGATGCTGCAAGTTTGTATTTAAAAAAATATTATAAAAAATTTAATAAATGGTATTTAGCACTTTTAGCTTATAATAGTGGAGAAGGTAGAGTTATATATGGAGTTGCTAAAGCATCTTTAGATAGGTATTTAGAATTAAATCCTCATATGCAAAATGATGCAAATATTAAAATTTATAAATCTTATATTGAACAGTATAAAAAGAATAAAAAAGGGTTAAATAATTTATATATTATTTATAACAAAATTGGTAAACAAGAAAAAGCTTATGATTTTGCTTACTTAGTAAGAAATAATAAAAATAAAGATTATTTGGCAGAATCTAGTATAAGTTACATTCAAAAAATTATTGCCTTTACAATAATTTCTAAAAAAGATTTATTTAAAAGTATAAATAATAAAGCAAAATATAAATTAGAAAAAGTAAAAGCTCCAAAAGGTTTACAATTAAAATCTTTAGCTAACATTGTAGAGATGAATTATAATGAGTTTAAAATTTTGAATAAACATATTAAAAAAGAGGCTTTACCTATTGATTCAAAACTTTACAATATTTATATTCCAGAAGAAAAATTAGAACTTTATAATAAAAAAATAGTTAATATAAATAGTAATAAGCAAATTAAAAAAGTTGTTGAAACTAAAAATAATAATTTATCTAAGAAACCGATTATTTATGAAGTTAAAAAGGGAGATTCTTTAGAATTAATAGCAAAGAAATTTAAGGTTAATTTAGCAAAATTAAAAAGAGATAATAAAAAAAGTTCGAATTTAATAAAAATAGGAGAAAAAATTGAGATTTATAAATAA
- a CDS encoding septal ring lytic transglycosylase RlpA family protein has translation MRFINNIRNSLFLGVCGLFLFTGCSQKNVSGDYTKFYKDTKNSKINNSPQMHKYTMRPYNVFGIKYYPFIANIGDNFEGIASWYGPDFHSKKTSNGEIYNMHAMTAAHKTLPMNTVVRVDNLENGKSIIVRINDRGPFVKGRIIDLSNKAAHEIDMVRRGTAKVKVTVLGYNGEIENKNAPFEQVSKENIPPVQSENIVELEPLDIKEDKIISTNVTSPSVIGTTVTKTVPVVNKPKSNVVSSGSYKIQVGAFSKVEGATKTKNNYQREFSNNLVEYEKTFVNGNVLYKVFIKGFNSYDEALRFKNNNSLNNSMIIK, from the coding sequence TTGAGATTTATAAATAATATACGAAATAGTTTATTTTTAGGAGTATGTGGTCTATTTTTATTTACTGGATGTTCGCAAAAAAACGTAAGTGGTGATTATACAAAATTTTATAAAGATACTAAAAATTCTAAAATAAACAATTCTCCTCAAATGCATAAATACACAATGAGACCTTATAATGTATTTGGAATAAAATATTATCCATTTATAGCAAATATAGGAGATAATTTCGAAGGAATTGCTTCTTGGTATGGTCCTGATTTTCACTCTAAAAAGACTTCAAATGGAGAAATTTATAATATGCATGCTATGACAGCTGCTCATAAAACACTGCCGATGAATACAGTTGTTAGAGTTGATAATTTAGAAAATGGTAAATCTATAATCGTAAGAATTAATGATAGAGGACCATTTGTAAAAGGAAGAATAATTGATTTATCAAATAAAGCAGCTCATGAAATTGATATGGTAAGACGTGGAACGGCTAAAGTAAAAGTGACAGTTTTAGGATATAATGGTGAAATTGAAAATAAAAATGCACCATTTGAACAAGTTTCAAAAGAGAATATACCTCCTGTTCAATCTGAAAATATTGTAGAACTTGAACCATTAGATATAAAAGAAGATAAAATAATTAGTACAAATGTAACTTCTCCTTCAGTTATTGGAACAACAGTAACAAAAACTGTACCAGTGGTAAATAAACCAAAATCTAATGTTGTTTCAAGTGGAAGTTATAAGATTCAAGTTGGTGCTTTTAGTAAGGTTGAAGGTGCAACAAAAACAAAAAATAACTATCAAAGAGAGTTTAGTAATAATTTAGTTGAATATGAAAAAACTTTTGTAAATGGAAATGTTTTATATAAAGTATTTATAAAAGGTTTTAATAGTTATGATGAAGCATTAAGATTTAAGAATAACAACAGCTTAAATAACTCAATGATTATAAAATAG
- the hisB gene encoding imidazoleglycerol-phosphate dehydratase HisB, which produces MVEINRKTKETDISCKIDINGSGKSNIKTGVGFFDHMLEALSKHSGIDIELTCDGDLHIDAHHTVEDCGIVLGQALKKAIFPINAVERYGNATVVMDEAATTCALDLSNRPFLVYEVNVSGKVGDFDVELVEEFFHALAGNAGLTVHIIQDRGRNKHHILEASFKAFAVALRRALVKNERLGIPSTKGVL; this is translated from the coding sequence ATGGTAGAAATAAACCGAAAAACGAAAGAAACTGATATTAGCTGTAAAATAGATATAAATGGCTCTGGAAAATCAAATATCAAAACAGGTGTTGGTTTTTTTGATCATATGTTAGAGGCTTTATCAAAACATAGTGGTATTGATATTGAATTAACTTGTGATGGTGACTTACATATTGATGCACACCATACAGTTGAAGATTGTGGAATTGTTTTAGGACAAGCTTTAAAAAAAGCAATTTTTCCAATTAATGCTGTTGAAAGATATGGTAATGCAACAGTAGTTATGGATGAAGCAGCAACTACTTGTGCTTTAGATTTATCAAATAGACCTTTTTTAGTTTATGAAGTAAATGTAAGTGGAAAAGTTGGAGATTTTGATGTAGAATTGGTCGAAGAGTTTTTTCATGCACTTGCAGGAAATGCTGGATTGACAGTTCATATTATTCAAGATAGAGGAAGAAATAAACACCATATTTTAGAAGCTAGTTTTAAAGCATTTGCAGTAGCACTTCGACGTGCTTTAGTTAAAAATGAAAGATTAGGAATTCCGAGTACAAAAGGTGTTTTATGA
- a CDS encoding KdsC family phosphatase: MIELIVLDVDGTLTDGKITYSSTGEETKSFDVADGLAIAVWTKNLGKKAAIITGRNSSIVERRAKELNITHLYQGVKNKQEVLENILKQEKLSWNQVAAIGDDLNDYNMLKKAGLSFTPSNGSEYLKEFVHVICKKKGGEGAVREMLEYIFKEDNLEEEFLNAWV, translated from the coding sequence ATGATAGAACTTATTGTTTTAGATGTTGATGGTACTTTAACAGATGGTAAAATTACTTATTCTTCAACTGGTGAAGAAACAAAATCTTTTGATGTTGCAGATGGTTTAGCAATAGCTGTTTGGACAAAGAATCTTGGAAAAAAAGCAGCAATTATAACAGGTAGAAATTCATCAATAGTTGAAAGAAGAGCAAAAGAGTTAAATATTACACATCTTTATCAAGGTGTGAAAAATAAACAAGAAGTTTTAGAAAATATTTTAAAACAAGAGAAATTATCTTGGAATCAAGTAGCTGCAATTGGTGATGATTTAAATGATTATAATATGTTAAAAAAAGCAGGTTTATCTTTTACTCCTTCGAATGGTTCAGAGTATTTAAAAGAGTTTGTTCACGTAATATGTAAAAAGAAAGGTGGAGAAGGAGCAGTTAGAGAGATGTTAGAATATATTTTTAAAGAAGATAATTTAGAAGAGGAATTTTTAAACGCATGGGTATAA
- the lptC gene encoding LPS export ABC transporter periplasmic protein LptC — protein MGIKSFTTLLLFVSIFAYFIPIKKPEKSQAEKDLPQVIFEKPIMYTLNDRSIYRVVIAEHAVKYQNRDEMFNADITLKNQDATKEFNSENLKADKIIKKGDIYTLTNNVKYKRDKFVKLDTDHLIYDDINKIAKNNKPFDGIYNEHIFKGTNLYLDINNDNIKAENAHFEIDMKKN, from the coding sequence ATGGGTATAAAATCTTTTACAACATTACTTTTATTTGTATCTATTTTCGCTTATTTTATACCTATAAAAAAGCCAGAAAAATCTCAAGCTGAAAAAGATTTACCACAAGTAATTTTTGAAAAACCTATTATGTATACATTAAATGATAGAAGTATTTATAGAGTTGTAATTGCAGAACACGCTGTAAAGTATCAAAATAGAGATGAAATGTTTAATGCTGATATAACACTAAAAAATCAAGATGCAACAAAAGAGTTTAATAGTGAAAATTTAAAAGCAGACAAAATAATCAAAAAAGGCGATATTTATACTTTAACAAATAATGTAAAATATAAAAGAGATAAATTTGTTAAGTTAGATACAGACCATTTAATTTATGATGATATAAATAAAATAGCAAAAAATAATAAACCTTTTGATGGTATTTATAATGAACATATTTTCAAAGGTACAAATTTATATTTAGATATAAATAATGATAATATAAAAGCTGAAAATGCACATTTTGAAATTGATATGAAAAAAAATTAA
- the lptA gene encoding lipopolysaccharide transport periplasmic protein LptA: MRYLIGSIICSTLLFAQSETLVIDAQDFQADDKKGVSIFTGNVKIKMGQDKLNANRVDVFFTTNKENKKVPLRYEAMGNADFEIVTEDKHYIGNGDKIIYSPQKEEYTIIGNGFLQEKNDDRKVYGDTIFVNQITGEAKVKGNENKPVRFIINVDRGEDKGKNQ; the protein is encoded by the coding sequence ATGAGATATTTAATAGGTTCTATAATTTGTTCTACACTTTTATTTGCACAAAGTGAAACTTTAGTTATTGATGCACAAGATTTTCAAGCAGATGATAAAAAAGGTGTTTCTATATTTACAGGAAATGTAAAGATAAAAATGGGACAAGATAAATTAAATGCAAATAGAGTGGATGTATTTTTTACGACTAATAAAGAAAATAAAAAAGTACCTTTAAGATATGAAGCTATGGGTAATGCAGATTTTGAAATAGTTACAGAAGATAAACATTATATAGGAAATGGAGATAAGATTATTTATTCTCCTCAAAAAGAAGAATATACAATTATTGGTAATGGATTTTTACAAGAAAAAAATGATGATAGAAAAGTTTATGGAGATACTATTTTTGTTAACCAAATAACAGGTGAAGCTAAAGTAAAAGGAAATGAAAATAAACCTGTTAGATTTATAATAAATGTAGATCGTGGTGAAGATAAAGGAAAAAATCAATGA
- the yihA gene encoding ribosome biogenesis GTP-binding protein YihA/YsxC, whose translation MRIIDAKFLQSAQSVEDSPPPNVAEVAFLGRSNVGKSSLLNTLTNRNGLAKSSSTPGKTQLINYFEIKFKTESEETPYLFTRFVDLPGFGYAKVAKSLKAQWNRNLTGYLELRPNLQIFVHLIDARHPELEIDKNVDEFLKDIKRGDQIIIHAFTKTDKLKQNELAQLRRVYPEGIFISNLKKRGIIDLQNKITGYLFGNQIL comes from the coding sequence ATGAGAATTATTGATGCAAAATTTTTGCAATCAGCACAAAGTGTAGAAGATTCACCGCCACCAAATGTAGCAGAAGTTGCATTTTTAGGACGTTCAAATGTTGGTAAATCTTCACTTTTGAATACTTTAACAAATAGAAATGGTTTAGCTAAATCATCTTCAACTCCCGGAAAAACTCAGCTTATAAATTATTTTGAGATTAAATTTAAAACTGAAAGTGAAGAGACACCATATTTATTTACAAGATTTGTGGATTTACCTGGGTTTGGTTATGCTAAAGTAGCAAAAAGTTTAAAAGCTCAATGGAATAGAAATCTTACTGGATATTTAGAATTAAGACCAAATTTACAAATATTTGTACATTTAATTGATGCAAGACACCCAGAACTTGAAATAGATAAAAATGTTGATGAGTTTTTGAAAGATATAAAAAGAGGCGACCAAATAATAATTCATGCTTTCACGAAAACTGATAAATTAAAACAGAATGAATTAGCTCAATTAAGAAGAGTATACCCTGAAGGAATTTTTATATCTAATTTGAAAAAAAGAGGTATAATAGACCTTCAAAATAAAATAACAGGATATTTATTTGGAAATCAGATTTTATAA
- a CDS encoding N-acetyltransferase, protein MEIRFYKPTVVDIPKMQDLVKEEVEKGKILLRTADEMATTIRSYTVVEVDGKMAGFTATHIHSPRLAEVRSLVVGKEFRGLKLGKKLVEACINEAKQYGIEQVLSLTYEKGFFESCGFREIAKEEIPEHKIWADCIRCKHFPICDEIAMVIDL, encoded by the coding sequence TTGGAAATCAGATTTTATAAACCAACGGTTGTAGACATTCCTAAAATGCAGGATTTAGTAAAAGAAGAAGTAGAAAAAGGAAAAATTCTTTTAAGAACAGCTGATGAAATGGCAACAACTATTCGTTCATATACAGTTGTTGAAGTTGATGGAAAAATGGCTGGTTTTACTGCAACTCATATTCACTCTCCAAGACTTGCAGAAGTTAGAAGTTTAGTTGTAGGAAAAGAGTTTCGTGGTTTAAAACTTGGAAAAAAACTTGTTGAAGCTTGTATAAATGAAGCAAAACAATATGGAATAGAACAAGTTTTATCTTTAACTTATGAAAAAGGTTTTTTTGAAAGTTGTGGTTTTAGAGAAATAGCAAAAGAAGAGATACCTGAACATAAAATTTGGGCTGATTGTATTAGATGTAAACATTTCCCAATTTGTGATGAAATTGCTATGGTGATTGATTTATAA
- a CDS encoding PLP-dependent aminotransferase family protein: MYKFDNNSPLYIQLYEQMKNEIKNVLKAGVKLPSIRKVANDYKLSKTTVQTAYNQLCCEGYIQSFEKSGYYVCEEIYQKFNSQIENKKDEIKEEKNYKINFFPASLDKNSFPKQTWLKLYNKVVKEDVHYGVYSNFQGDYELRKEIKKYLLNSRAVICNTEQIVITNGFSNSMFLLANILKKISNKVAIESPGYRVARKVFELSSFEINAIPINKDGLDLNFLEKSDSKILYTTPSHQFPTGITMPIANRIKLINWAKNNDAFIIEDDYDSELSYYNRPIPSMQSLENSDRVIYLGTFSKALSPALRVSYIVLPNCLLNIYHDVFDFVFSQVPIDIQKTLTLFLKEGYWEKHLRKIRNSNRKKHNLMKEYLKSYLKNEIKILREGSGLNFLIKPLVNIDLEKLEKRAQEKDVKIYFKEFFNLEKVVALGFGGFEEFEIENAIKTFSEIWFKVKRIQ; the protein is encoded by the coding sequence ATGTATAAATTTGATAACAATTCACCTCTTTATATTCAACTTTATGAACAAATGAAAAATGAAATAAAAAATGTGCTAAAAGCTGGAGTAAAACTTCCTTCCATAAGAAAAGTTGCAAATGATTATAAACTTAGTAAAACAACTGTTCAAACTGCTTATAATCAACTTTGTTGTGAAGGATACATACAAAGTTTTGAAAAGAGTGGTTATTATGTTTGTGAAGAGATTTACCAGAAATTCAACTCTCAAATTGAAAATAAAAAAGATGAAATAAAAGAAGAAAAAAACTATAAAATAAACTTTTTTCCTGCAAGTCTCGATAAAAATTCTTTTCCAAAACAAACGTGGTTAAAACTTTATAATAAAGTTGTAAAAGAAGATGTTCATTATGGAGTTTATTCAAATTTTCAAGGTGATTATGAGCTAAGAAAAGAGATAAAAAAATATCTTCTAAACTCAAGAGCAGTTATATGTAATACAGAACAAATTGTCATCACAAATGGATTTTCTAATTCTATGTTTCTTCTAGCAAATATTTTAAAAAAAATTTCAAATAAAGTTGCTATTGAATCTCCTGGATATAGAGTTGCAAGAAAAGTATTTGAGTTATCTTCTTTTGAAATAAATGCTATTCCTATAAATAAAGATGGTTTAGATTTGAATTTTTTAGAAAAAAGTGATTCAAAGATTTTATATACAACACCTTCCCATCAATTTCCAACTGGAATTACAATGCCAATTGCAAATAGAATAAAACTTATAAATTGGGCAAAGAACAATGATGCTTTTATCATTGAAGATGATTATGATAGTGAACTAAGCTATTATAATCGCCCTATTCCTTCTATGCAAAGTTTAGAAAATAGTGATAGAGTTATCTATTTAGGTACTTTTTCAAAAGCTCTTTCTCCTGCTTTGAGAGTATCTTATATTGTTTTGCCAAACTGTTTATTGAATATTTATCATGATGTTTTTGATTTTGTATTTTCACAAGTTCCAATAGATATTCAAAAAACATTAACACTTTTTTTAAAAGAAGGTTATTGGGAAAAACATCTTAGAAAAATCAGAAATTCAAATAGAAAAAAACATAACTTAATGAAAGAGTATTTAAAAAGTTATTTAAAAAATGAGATAAAAATCTTAAGAGAAGGAAGTGGGTTAAACTTTTTGATAAAACCCCTTGTAAATATTGATTTAGAAAAGCTTGAAAAAAGAGCCCAAGAAAAAGATGTAAAAATCTATTTTAAAGAGTTTTTTAATCTTGAAAAAGTAGTAGCTTTGGGATTTGGTGGTTTTGAAGAGTTTGAAATAGAAAATGCAATAAAAACTTTTAGTGAAATTTGGTTCAAAGTTAAAAGAATTCAGTAA
- a CDS encoding FMN-binding protein, with translation MNEKIENILKYEGVFSVVAKGDDFPHIVNTWNSYVSFKDNNIFLPVAGMNKMEEVLKNENRVIVVIGTKELMGLHGMGMGVKIVGKAKIFQDIEEYEVMKTKFEWARAVMKIEILEAYQTT, from the coding sequence ATGAACGAAAAAATAGAAAATATTTTGAAATATGAAGGTGTTTTTAGTGTAGTTGCCAAAGGCGATGATTTTCCTCATATCGTAAATACTTGGAACTCTTATGTTAGCTTTAAAGATAACAATATTTTTCTTCCAGTTGCAGGTATGAATAAAATGGAAGAAGTATTAAAAAATGAAAATAGAGTAATTGTTGTTATTGGAACAAAAGAACTCATGGGATTACATGGAATGGGTATGGGAGTGAAAATAGTAGGAAAAGCAAAAATATTTCAAGATATAGAAGAATACGAAGTAATGAAAACTAAATTTGAATGGGCAAGAGCAGTTATGAAAATAGAAATACTTGAAGCTTATCAAACAACTTAA
- a CDS encoding pyridoxamine 5'-phosphate oxidase family protein, with the protein MRRKEFNVKDENSINEILKVCEYGTLSLISQGKPYCVALNFVFFENSIFFHGAKEGRKIEAISSNPNAAFLVVKPYSFIPSYFSDTMAACPATQFFASVLFEGKLKFIEDGNKKADVLNALMKKFQKEDSFEEIAYNKAMYTKMLDKTAIIELKIETQSCKIKVGQNLNEDRKSKVMEKLKNRNFQIDDETIKQMKIHS; encoded by the coding sequence ATGAGAAGAAAAGAGTTTAATGTAAAAGATGAAAATAGCATAAATGAGATATTAAAAGTTTGTGAATATGGCACTTTAAGTTTAATAAGCCAGGGGAAACCATATTGTGTAGCTTTGAATTTTGTATTTTTTGAAAATTCTATCTTTTTTCATGGTGCAAAAGAGGGAAGAAAAATAGAAGCTATAAGTTCAAACCCAAACGCAGCTTTTTTAGTAGTAAAACCATACTCTTTTATACCTTCATATTTTAGTGATACGATGGCTGCTTGTCCAGCAACACAGTTTTTTGCTTCAGTTTTATTTGAAGGAAAGTTGAAATTTATAGAAGATGGAAATAAAAAAGCTGATGTTTTAAATGCTTTGATGAAAAAGTTTCAAAAAGAAGATAGTTTTGAAGAAATTGCTTATAATAAAGCAATGTACACAAAAATGCTTGATAAAACGGCAATTATTGAGTTAAAAATTGAAACACAAAGTTGCAAGATAAAAGTAGGGCAAAATTTAAATGAAGATAGAAAAAGTAAAGTTATGGAAAAGCTAAAAAACAGAAATTTTCAAATAGATGATGAGACTATAAAACAGATGAAAATACATAGTTAA
- a CDS encoding efflux RND transporter periplasmic adaptor subunit, with product MLKLLLPAILSINLFANQIELSGTVISDNEKIITSRNMGYIKEVYVNEGSSVKKGDILYEIDSSNIDSNKKEIELNLQILQNQANNIELNLKRYKNLLAQDLVSLYEVEQMELNLTNTKNMINITKAKLDEIKTQYDYLKIKAPNDGLIIKKSVKAGELSMPAMPAFILTDLSSLLIKSDISEANLNDIKIGQEVDIEINSINFKDKGKISSIIPNTTGMTHSFVIKISFDKKDFNVYPGMYSKVLIDLKK from the coding sequence ATGTTAAAACTATTATTACCAGCTATTTTATCAATAAATCTATTTGCAAATCAGATAGAACTTTCAGGAACAGTTATTTCTGATAATGAAAAAATTATCACAAGTAGAAATATGGGATACATAAAAGAAGTTTATGTAAATGAGGGCTCAAGTGTAAAAAAAGGTGATATTTTATATGAGATTGACTCTTCAAATATTGATTCAAATAAAAAAGAGATAGAACTAAATCTTCAAATTTTGCAAAATCAAGCAAATAATATAGAGTTAAATCTTAAAAGATACAAAAATTTATTAGCTCAAGATTTAGTTTCACTTTATGAAGTTGAACAAATGGAATTAAATTTGACAAACACAAAAAATATGATAAATATTACTAAAGCAAAACTAGATGAGATAAAAACTCAATACGATTATCTAAAAATAAAAGCTCCAAATGATGGTTTAATAATCAAAAAATCAGTAAAAGCAGGAGAATTATCTATGCCTGCAATGCCTGCTTTTATTCTAACTGATTTATCAAGTTTATTAATCAAATCAGATATCTCAGAAGCAAATTTAAATGATATAAAAATAGGTCAAGAAGTTGACATTGAAATAAACTCTATAAATTTCAAAGATAAAGGAAAAATTAGTTCAATCATTCCAAATACAACTGGTATGACACACTCTTTTGTGATTAAAATAAGTTTTGATAAAAAAGATTTTAATGTTTATCCAGGAATGTACTCAAAAGTTTTAATAGATTTGAAGAAATAG